A genomic region of uncultured Paludibaculum sp. contains the following coding sequences:
- the deoC gene encoding deoxyribose-phosphate aldolase — MERAELESIAAAIAEQILAGAGTAPIVSAPAVSASSITSSIRGREGLNESEDVCPGCVQRCAQMCALKTKNIISAGADRVSASEKLTKIDPKVAALIDHTILKPEASRAEVVKVCQEAKQYNFASVCVNPYWVPLVAAELKGTPVKVCTVIGFPLGATSTASKVAETEIAVRVGAQEIDMVLNVGALKSGDHSTVKQDVQLVAESCHRNGAILKVILETALLTDEEKAIACALCKIAGADFVKTSTGFSKHGATANDVALMRKIVGPDMGVKASGGIRTLEDLETMYTAGASRIGASASVKIVEATAR, encoded by the coding sequence GTGGAACGCGCAGAACTCGAAAGCATAGCGGCGGCGATCGCCGAACAGATCCTGGCCGGAGCCGGGACGGCTCCCATTGTGTCCGCGCCAGCGGTGTCGGCCTCCAGCATCACCTCCAGCATTAGGGGCCGGGAGGGTCTAAACGAGTCAGAGGACGTGTGCCCGGGCTGCGTGCAGCGCTGCGCGCAGATGTGCGCGCTGAAGACGAAGAACATCATCTCGGCCGGTGCCGATCGCGTTTCGGCCAGTGAGAAGCTGACGAAGATCGACCCCAAGGTAGCGGCGCTGATCGACCACACGATTCTGAAGCCGGAAGCGTCGCGCGCCGAGGTAGTCAAAGTCTGCCAGGAAGCGAAACAGTACAACTTCGCCAGTGTCTGCGTGAATCCGTACTGGGTGCCCCTGGTGGCCGCGGAGCTCAAGGGCACGCCGGTCAAGGTTTGCACGGTCATTGGGTTCCCGTTGGGGGCCACGTCGACGGCGTCGAAGGTGGCGGAGACCGAGATCGCGGTGCGGGTGGGCGCGCAGGAGATCGACATGGTGCTGAATGTCGGGGCCCTGAAGAGCGGCGACCATTCGACGGTGAAGCAGGACGTGCAGTTGGTGGCGGAGTCGTGCCACCGCAACGGCGCAATTCTAAAGGTGATTCTCGAGACGGCGTTGCTGACGGACGAGGAGAAGGCGATCGCGTGCGCACTGTGCAAGATCGCGGGGGCGGACTTCGTGAAGACGTCCACCGGCTTCTCCAAGCACGGCGCCACGGCCAACGATGTCGCGCTGATGCGCAAGATCGTGGGGCCGGATATGGGCGTGAAGGCGTCCGGCGGCATTCGCACGCTGGAAGACCTGGAAACCATGTACACCGCCGGCGCGAGCCGGATCGGAGCGAGTGCCAGCGTCAAAATCGTAGAGGCCACGGCGCGATAG
- the rpiB gene encoding ribose 5-phosphate isomerase B yields MSIGIRYRDGAVARIVRSSSLMRRVVTMEDVPREGVLHVPPGSIFTPSARDLALERGVQIVELPQEEIARLVQPDRKIAIGADHGGFRMKERLKPILDELGWTTVDVGVFEEEAADYPDIAHAVAKLVAGGKAAFGIIVDGAGIGSSMAANKVPGIRAALCYDRASARNSREHNHANVLTLGGRMLTESQAEDVLRSWLATPYGGGRHQGRIDKITEIERAYSTWNAQNSKA; encoded by the coding sequence GTGTCAATAGGCATCCGCTATCGGGACGGGGCGGTCGCACGCATTGTGCGATCATCGAGTCTGATGCGCCGTGTCGTCACCATGGAGGATGTACCCCGCGAGGGTGTGCTCCACGTGCCGCCGGGCTCGATCTTCACCCCATCCGCCCGCGACCTTGCCCTGGAACGGGGCGTCCAGATCGTGGAACTCCCCCAGGAGGAGATCGCGCGGCTGGTGCAACCGGACAGGAAGATCGCCATTGGTGCCGACCATGGCGGCTTCCGCATGAAAGAGCGGCTGAAGCCGATTCTGGACGAGTTGGGCTGGACCACCGTGGACGTTGGGGTTTTCGAGGAAGAGGCGGCCGATTATCCGGACATTGCGCATGCCGTCGCCAAGCTGGTGGCGGGGGGCAAAGCGGCCTTTGGAATCATCGTGGACGGGGCCGGAATCGGCAGCTCGATGGCCGCCAACAAGGTACCCGGAATCCGCGCAGCCCTATGTTATGATAGGGCTTCCGCCCGGAACAGCCGCGAGCACAACCACGCCAATGTGCTCACTTTAGGGGGGCGAATGCTCACCGAGAGCCAAGCCGAGGACGTGCTGCGGAGCTGGCTTGCCACCCCATACGGCGGCGGCCGGCATCAGGGTCGAATCGATAAGATTACTGAGATCGAACGAGCGTATTCAACGTGGAACGCGCAGAACTCGAAAGCATAG
- a CDS encoding PadR family transcriptional regulator, producing MTPAGQPAPEDLLPLTPLVFHILLCLGDGERHGYALKREIARRTEGHLNPGAGSLYGAIQKMLDQNLIEESGERPDAHLDDERRRYYRLSDLGRAVAQAEAARMRALVELSETRFGLGEPA from the coding sequence ATGACGCCTGCCGGCCAACCCGCCCCAGAGGACCTTCTCCCCCTTACCCCTCTCGTCTTCCACATCCTCCTCTGCCTCGGTGATGGCGAGCGCCACGGCTACGCCCTCAAACGCGAGATCGCCCGCCGCACGGAAGGACACCTCAATCCCGGCGCCGGCTCCCTCTACGGCGCCATCCAGAAAATGCTCGACCAGAACCTGATCGAGGAGTCCGGCGAACGCCCCGATGCCCACCTCGACGACGAGCGCCGCCGCTACTACCGCCTCTCGGATCTCGGCCGTGCCGTAGCCCAGGCCGAAGCCGCCCGCATGCGTGCCCTTGTGGAACTCTCCGAAACCCGCTTCGGTCTCGGAGAACCCGCATGA
- a CDS encoding ADOP family duplicated permease: MNSERFYRALLRLYPVRFREQYEREMISTFREDLAENGPSARHWLRTLADLALTVPVRLLEEAAHDLRHSLRVHARRPFVALFSVTALALGIGAATGLFGVLDAMLWRPLPFQQPDRLVALHMFASSGRLADSPGALHSWVKQSPYLKDASVFLTDALNVTAGGRTARLTVCESSASLFSLMGVPMAWGRGFLREEETPGRNDVAVISHALWDQAFGGDPRVLGQIIRLSGIPFRVVGVAPAGFDYPAKAQLWTPTLFEFDRIPKEGVIFWQVLGRLKDGLPLVQARDLYLAESARLAPKRMSADEANRSDLRPLQFELAGPARRSSLVLFGAVLCVLLIACGNVANLLLTRVLDRRKELQIRAALGASRARLFQQLLFESLALSLAAGLAGLAVAQVVARLAASLWPDQPPAPLDWRVLAFACVLSVLTGLVFGVLPAWHVSRLQTTNTTLRAGAAHAPGARLRLALTGLQVLLTLVLLAGGVQLGRLLLSMLHSDMGYQTAGVATLRVSVTGTPREKDTRQSAYYREALDRLKTLPGVETAGAVDYLPLAMQPIGAGAFQSEDGRTSGPAMVSAASPGYFDALQIQVIAGRAFRDSDSASSEPVALVTERTARELGGPAAILGRLIQSKMRKKSLRVVGVTRTVLHFGPGSEPFGQIYVPLEQTHPSNVTFVLKTRGHLDRLLAAARPALASVDTQVPVFAAQSMDTYWAERLAQPRMYTGALLAFGLFAGFLSILGLYATVAYSVSQRTHELGVRLALGGTPGLLRRLILRQSMPVVLAALSVGTAVALTLGRVLTALIYQARTVDWRDCATAALTLALVATLAVLLAARRIGHLNPARVLRSE, translated from the coding sequence ATGAATAGCGAGCGATTCTACCGCGCCCTGCTCCGCCTCTACCCGGTTCGCTTCCGCGAACAGTACGAACGCGAGATGATCAGCACGTTCCGCGAAGACCTCGCCGAAAACGGCCCGTCCGCCCGCCACTGGCTCCGCACGCTCGCCGACCTCGCTCTCACCGTGCCGGTGCGCCTCCTCGAAGAGGCCGCCCACGACCTCCGCCACAGCCTGCGCGTTCACGCGCGCCGTCCGTTCGTCGCCCTTTTCTCCGTCACCGCGCTCGCGCTGGGCATCGGAGCAGCCACCGGCCTCTTCGGAGTGCTGGATGCCATGCTCTGGCGGCCCTTGCCCTTTCAACAGCCAGACCGTCTCGTTGCCCTCCACATGTTCGCCAGTAGCGGCCGTCTGGCCGACTCGCCCGGCGCCCTCCATTCCTGGGTGAAGCAGAGCCCCTACCTGAAAGACGCCTCCGTCTTTCTCACCGACGCGCTCAATGTCACCGCCGGCGGCCGGACCGCGCGCCTCACCGTCTGTGAATCCTCGGCCAGCCTCTTCTCCCTCATGGGCGTACCTATGGCCTGGGGCCGCGGCTTCCTGCGCGAGGAAGAAACCCCGGGCCGCAACGACGTCGCGGTCATCAGCCATGCCTTATGGGATCAGGCCTTCGGCGGCGACCCGCGCGTCCTGGGCCAGATCATCCGCCTCAGCGGCATTCCCTTTCGCGTCGTCGGTGTAGCCCCGGCCGGATTCGACTACCCCGCCAAGGCCCAGCTTTGGACGCCCACGCTCTTCGAATTCGACCGCATTCCCAAGGAAGGCGTCATCTTCTGGCAGGTCCTGGGCCGTCTCAAGGATGGTCTCCCCCTCGTCCAGGCCCGCGACCTCTACCTTGCCGAATCCGCCCGCCTCGCCCCCAAACGCATGTCGGCCGACGAAGCCAATCGCTCCGACCTCCGCCCCTTACAGTTCGAACTCGCCGGACCCGCCCGCCGCTCCTCGCTCGTCCTCTTCGGAGCCGTCCTCTGCGTCCTCCTCATCGCCTGTGGCAACGTCGCCAATCTGCTGCTCACCCGTGTTCTCGACCGCCGCAAGGAGCTCCAGATCCGCGCCGCGCTCGGGGCCTCCCGCGCCCGCCTCTTCCAGCAGTTGCTCTTCGAAAGCCTGGCCCTCTCCCTCGCCGCAGGCCTCGCTGGACTCGCCGTCGCCCAAGTAGTCGCCCGCCTCGCCGCCTCCCTCTGGCCCGATCAGCCGCCTGCCCCACTCGACTGGCGTGTACTCGCCTTCGCCTGCGTCCTGTCCGTCCTCACCGGCCTCGTCTTCGGAGTCCTCCCCGCCTGGCACGTCAGCCGGCTCCAGACCACCAACACCACCCTCCGCGCCGGCGCCGCCCACGCCCCCGGAGCCCGACTCCGCCTCGCCCTCACAGGCCTCCAGGTCCTGCTCACTCTCGTCCTCCTCGCCGGTGGAGTCCAGCTCGGACGTCTCCTGCTGTCCATGCTCCACTCCGACATGGGCTACCAGACCGCTGGCGTCGCCACCCTCCGCGTCTCCGTCACCGGGACCCCCAGAGAGAAAGACACGCGCCAATCCGCCTACTACCGCGAAGCGCTCGACCGCCTCAAAACGCTGCCCGGCGTCGAAACGGCCGGAGCCGTCGACTACCTGCCCCTTGCCATGCAGCCCATCGGCGCGGGCGCGTTTCAGTCCGAAGACGGCCGCACCTCCGGACCCGCCATGGTCTCCGCTGCCTCCCCAGGCTACTTTGACGCACTTCAAATCCAGGTCATCGCTGGCCGAGCCTTCCGCGATTCTGATTCCGCTTCCTCTGAGCCTGTCGCCCTCGTCACCGAACGCACCGCCCGGGAACTCGGCGGCCCCGCCGCCATCCTTGGCCGCCTGATCCAGAGCAAGATGCGGAAGAAGAGCCTGCGTGTCGTTGGGGTCACCAGAACTGTCCTCCACTTCGGTCCCGGCTCCGAGCCCTTCGGCCAGATCTACGTCCCACTGGAGCAAACCCATCCCTCGAATGTGACCTTCGTACTGAAAACCCGTGGCCACCTGGACCGTCTGCTCGCCGCCGCCCGCCCCGCCCTCGCCTCTGTCGACACGCAGGTGCCCGTCTTTGCGGCCCAGTCCATGGACACCTATTGGGCTGAGCGTCTCGCCCAGCCCCGCATGTACACCGGAGCTCTCCTCGCCTTCGGCCTCTTTGCCGGATTCCTCTCCATCCTGGGGCTCTACGCGACAGTTGCTTACTCGGTCTCGCAACGGACGCATGAACTCGGAGTCCGCCTGGCGCTGGGCGGTACACCGGGCCTTCTTCGCCGCCTCATCCTGCGCCAATCGATGCCGGTCGTGCTGGCCGCACTATCAGTAGGAACCGCCGTCGCCCTGACGCTGGGCCGAGTCCTGACGGCGCTCATCTACCAGGCCAGGACCGTGGACTGGCGCGACTGCGCCACCGCCGCGCTCACTCTGGCCCTGGTAGCCACCCTGGCCGTACTCCTGGCCGCCCGCCGCATCGGGCACCTGAACCCCGCCCGTGTCCTGCGATCGGAGTAG
- a CDS encoding AraC family transcriptional regulator, with protein MPHPLIYTAPYRLGPAVHDELFRRLVRSRDYLAAGLAQPLRLNDAAREACLSPYHYHRLFTRTFGESPLDFLTRLRMDEAKRLLAREQRAVTDVCYAVGYESLGSFSTRFRNLVGQSPSEYQRALRRVFPVPGLAVHRHVPACFLQFYGVKLF; from the coding sequence ATGCCCCATCCGCTCATCTACACCGCGCCCTATCGCCTGGGGCCCGCCGTGCATGATGAGCTGTTCCGACGCCTCGTCCGCTCGCGCGACTACCTTGCCGCCGGGCTGGCCCAACCCCTGCGCCTCAACGACGCCGCCCGCGAAGCCTGCCTCTCCCCCTACCACTACCATCGCCTCTTCACGCGGACCTTCGGCGAATCCCCACTCGACTTCCTCACCCGCCTTCGCATGGACGAAGCCAAACGCCTGCTCGCCCGCGAGCAACGGGCCGTCACCGACGTCTGCTACGCCGTCGGCTACGAGAGTCTCGGCTCCTTCAGCACCCGCTTTCGCAATCTGGTTGGCCAGTCTCCGTCGGAATACCAGCGCGCTCTCCGGCGCGTCTTTCCGGTGCCAGGCCTCGCGGTCCACCGCCACGTCCCCGCCTGCTTCCTGCAGTTCTACGGCGTGAAGCTCTTCTGA
- a CDS encoding NAD(P)H-dependent oxidoreductase, giving the protein MSIPEGPIQIAIVIGSARPGNFTSKVVALVADELRKDPHVEVDIIDPASMDLPMPGVRWDAPGTLDLQRRVNQAVGVILATPEYHGSFSSVIKLAIENMGFPSALAGKPVALLGVAAGAIGAIKSLESLRGIVSHVGGIALPMPVSIANVQTIFDEAGAVTDPNIERLIRKTATNLLSYIHNHICPRLTLERLLREGVATAVAG; this is encoded by the coding sequence ATGAGCATTCCCGAAGGACCGATTCAGATCGCGATCGTCATTGGCAGCGCACGTCCCGGCAACTTCACGTCCAAGGTGGTGGCCCTCGTTGCCGATGAACTGAGGAAGGATCCTCACGTGGAGGTCGACATCATCGATCCCGCATCGATGGATCTACCCATGCCGGGCGTGCGATGGGACGCGCCGGGTACGCTCGATCTGCAGCGGCGCGTCAATCAGGCCGTGGGGGTCATCCTGGCGACGCCGGAGTATCACGGCTCCTTTTCGAGCGTCATTAAGCTGGCCATTGAGAACATGGGCTTCCCTTCGGCCCTGGCCGGCAAGCCGGTGGCTTTGCTGGGTGTGGCGGCCGGAGCCATTGGCGCCATCAAGTCGCTGGAGTCCTTGCGCGGCATTGTCTCGCATGTCGGGGGCATCGCCCTGCCCATGCCGGTATCCATCGCCAACGTGCAGACGATCTTCGACGAAGCGGGCGCGGTCACCGACCCCAATATAGAGCGTCTGATCCGCAAGACCGCCACGAACCTGCTCAGCTACATCCACAACCACATCTGCCCCAGGCTGACGCTCGAACGGCTCCTGCGGGAAGGCGTGGCAACTGCGGTTGCGGGCTGA
- a CDS encoding ABC transporter permease, producing MNRKDLRRMASRLTGLLGGGRRDAELTAELESHLEMMAEELECGGLDHQEARRVAALRLGGVEPVKERCRDQRGLPWLEALGQDLKYALRGLRRRPGFTVTAVACLALGIGAPAALFSVLNAVLLRRLPVAQPEQLVQLGFRGGEKLPKTLRWSTSGFNQLSLPHTMLGELRRGDTGLSELMAFVPLGFNRQSVTVISGGQPSTAGGEMVSGNYFRGLGVAPVLGRAIGDDDLRPGAPNVVVLSHGYWTRQFGRNASVLGRRITLNGQAFVVVGVAPQEFFGLNAALPPDFWVPLRRMPGLAPWGNSSPKAAGMFDDRTWWWCMMVGRLKPGVTREQAQARLDTQFRQAQMALEPGLKPEVAAGMELLDAGRGLDSLRRRLSKPLRLLFGATGLVLLIACANVATLLLARAAARQTETSVRMALGALRGRLIRQYLTESLLLALVGGGLGVVLAYWGSWGLLLLDGRGAQPLDLNVQPDGTVLGFCLGLSVLTGLLFGLAPALRATRAPSRIQTGVTMRVRRLALGPALVAGQVALSVLLLVGAGLFLRTLGNLEGQDLGFRTENVLVFSLNPPASAYDESRKLELYHRALEVIQPLPGVRSATSSGLALLSGWVNQSNVSTDGTAKPGEEEKSAHWNTIGPSFFETMQMRLIQGRGPDWADIRLRRRVAVVNTSFARRFFPGQNPVGHHFQMSAKYDPSEALEIIGVAGDAKYSTPQSETVLTAYIAYPAMPVVLGRMYFEVRTEGDPAAVLPAIRQALRGIDATLPLVEPITQKALLREQLSSERLFAVLCSVFGGVALVLVAVGLYGTLAYAVTRRTNEIGIRMALGAPRGHVLWMVLRESLVLIGVGAVLGLPAALAASGLIKSQIYGVKPADPLTLAATVGTLLFVGALASFVPARRAALIDPQVALRNE from the coding sequence GTGAATCGAAAGGACCTGCGGCGGATGGCGAGCCGGCTGACGGGACTGCTCGGCGGTGGACGGCGGGACGCCGAGCTGACGGCGGAGCTCGAATCCCATCTGGAGATGATGGCCGAAGAGTTGGAGTGCGGCGGGCTGGACCACCAGGAGGCTCGGCGGGTGGCGGCGCTGCGGCTGGGCGGGGTGGAGCCGGTGAAGGAGCGCTGCCGGGACCAGCGGGGCCTGCCGTGGCTGGAGGCGCTGGGTCAGGATCTGAAGTACGCCCTGCGGGGACTGCGGCGGAGGCCGGGCTTCACGGTGACGGCGGTTGCGTGCCTGGCGCTGGGGATCGGGGCGCCGGCGGCACTGTTCAGCGTACTGAACGCGGTGCTGTTGCGGCGGCTGCCGGTGGCGCAGCCGGAGCAACTGGTGCAGTTGGGATTCCGGGGCGGTGAGAAGCTGCCGAAGACACTGCGGTGGTCGACGTCAGGCTTCAACCAGCTTTCCCTGCCCCACACGATGCTCGGCGAGTTGCGGCGCGGCGACACCGGGCTGTCGGAACTGATGGCGTTCGTTCCGCTGGGCTTCAACCGGCAGAGCGTGACGGTGATCTCGGGCGGGCAGCCGTCGACGGCCGGCGGGGAGATGGTATCGGGCAACTACTTCCGCGGACTGGGCGTGGCGCCGGTGCTGGGGCGGGCGATCGGCGATGACGATCTGCGGCCGGGGGCTCCGAATGTGGTGGTGCTGAGCCATGGCTACTGGACGCGACAGTTCGGGCGGAACGCGTCGGTGTTGGGGCGCAGGATCACGTTGAATGGGCAGGCATTTGTGGTGGTAGGCGTGGCGCCACAGGAGTTCTTCGGCCTCAATGCGGCACTGCCGCCGGACTTCTGGGTGCCGCTGCGGCGGATGCCGGGGCTGGCGCCGTGGGGCAACTCGTCGCCGAAGGCGGCCGGGATGTTCGACGACAGGACGTGGTGGTGGTGCATGATGGTGGGCCGGTTGAAGCCGGGCGTAACCCGAGAGCAGGCGCAGGCGCGGCTCGACACTCAGTTCCGGCAGGCGCAGATGGCGCTTGAGCCGGGCCTCAAGCCGGAGGTGGCTGCGGGGATGGAATTGCTCGACGCCGGGCGCGGGCTGGACTCACTGCGGCGCCGGCTGTCGAAGCCGCTCCGGTTGCTGTTCGGCGCGACCGGACTGGTGTTGCTGATCGCCTGCGCGAATGTGGCGACACTGCTGCTGGCGCGGGCGGCGGCGCGGCAGACGGAGACCTCGGTGCGGATGGCGCTAGGGGCGCTACGAGGGCGGCTGATTCGGCAGTATCTGACGGAATCGCTGCTGCTGGCGCTCGTTGGTGGGGGACTGGGCGTGGTGCTGGCGTACTGGGGCAGTTGGGGGCTGCTGCTTCTGGACGGGCGAGGAGCGCAGCCGCTGGATCTGAACGTCCAGCCGGATGGAACGGTGCTGGGGTTCTGTTTGGGGCTGTCAGTGCTGACCGGGCTACTGTTCGGGCTGGCGCCAGCGCTTCGGGCGACGCGGGCTCCATCGCGGATACAGACGGGTGTGACGATGCGAGTGCGGCGGCTGGCGCTGGGACCGGCGCTGGTGGCCGGGCAGGTGGCGCTGTCCGTGCTGCTGCTGGTAGGAGCGGGGCTGTTTCTGCGGACGCTGGGGAACCTGGAGGGACAGGATCTGGGCTTCCGGACGGAGAACGTACTGGTGTTCTCGCTGAATCCGCCGGCGTCGGCGTACGACGAGTCGCGGAAGCTGGAGCTGTATCACCGGGCGCTGGAGGTGATCCAGCCGCTGCCGGGGGTACGGTCGGCGACGTCATCCGGACTGGCGCTGTTGTCCGGCTGGGTGAACCAGTCGAACGTGTCGACCGACGGAACGGCGAAGCCGGGCGAGGAGGAGAAGTCGGCCCACTGGAACACGATCGGGCCGAGCTTCTTTGAAACCATGCAGATGAGATTGATCCAAGGGCGAGGCCCGGACTGGGCGGACATCCGGTTGCGGCGGCGCGTGGCGGTGGTGAATACGAGCTTCGCGCGCCGCTTCTTTCCAGGCCAGAATCCGGTGGGGCACCACTTCCAGATGAGCGCCAAGTACGACCCGAGCGAGGCGCTGGAGATTATCGGCGTGGCGGGCGACGCCAAGTACAGCACTCCGCAGAGTGAAACGGTGCTGACGGCCTACATTGCCTATCCAGCCATGCCGGTGGTGCTGGGCCGGATGTACTTTGAAGTGCGGACCGAGGGAGATCCGGCAGCCGTGCTGCCGGCGATACGGCAGGCGCTGCGGGGTATCGACGCGACGCTGCCGCTGGTGGAGCCGATAACCCAGAAGGCGCTGCTGCGGGAGCAGTTGAGTTCGGAGCGGCTGTTCGCTGTATTGTGTTCCGTCTTCGGCGGTGTGGCGCTGGTGCTGGTGGCCGTGGGGCTCTATGGGACTCTGGCCTACGCGGTGACACGGCGGACGAACGAGATCGGGATCCGGATGGCCCTGGGCGCGCCTCGCGGCCATGTGCTGTGGATGGTGCTGCGGGAGTCGCTGGTGTTGATTGGGGTGGGCGCAGTGTTGGGTTTGCCGGCGGCGCTGGCGGCGTCGGGGCTGATCAAGAGTCAGATCTATGGAGTGAAGCCGGCGGATCCGTTGACGCTGGCGGCGACGGTGGGAACGCTCCTCTTCGTTGGGGCCTTGGCCAGCTTTGTGCCGGCCCGGCGGGCGGCGTTGATTGATCCGCAGGTGGCGTTGCGGAACGAGTAG
- a CDS encoding PadR family transcriptional regulator, translated as MKDKNDVWQGTLALMVMKTLDMMGPQHGYGIARRIEQISDDLLSVNHGTLYPVLLKLEQEGSIASEWGVSENNRKARFYRLTEDGRKELTSEQNHWATTTSIMARFLSAPGENQ; from the coding sequence ATGAAAGACAAGAACGATGTATGGCAGGGCACGTTAGCCCTCATGGTGATGAAAACACTGGACATGATGGGCCCGCAGCACGGCTATGGCATTGCCCGGCGCATCGAGCAGATCAGTGACGACCTGCTCTCGGTGAACCACGGGACCCTCTATCCGGTACTGCTGAAGCTGGAGCAGGAGGGGTCGATCGCGTCCGAGTGGGGTGTTTCGGAGAACAACCGGAAGGCGCGCTTCTACCGGTTGACGGAAGACGGCCGGAAGGAGCTCACGTCAGAGCAGAACCATTGGGCGACCACCACTTCGATCATGGCCCGCTTTCTCTCAGCGCCTGGAGAAAACCAGTGA